A window from Ovis canadensis isolate MfBH-ARS-UI-01 breed Bighorn chromosome 26, ARS-UI_OviCan_v2, whole genome shotgun sequence encodes these proteins:
- the TCIM gene encoding transcriptional and immune response regulator: protein MKAKPSHPAFSMSTSLRVSPSIHGYHFDTASRKKAVGNIFENIDQEALQRLFKNSGDKKAEERAKIIFAIDQDLEEKTRALMALKKRTKDKLFQFLKLRKYSIKVH, encoded by the coding sequence ATGAAAGCCAAGCCAAGCCACCCAGCCTTCAGCATGTCCACCTCGCTGCGAGTCAGCCCGTCCATCCACGGCTACCACTTCGACACAGCTTCACGTAAGAAAGCTGTGGGCAACATCTTCGAAAACATAGACCAAGAAGCATTACAGAGGCTCTTCAAAAACTCCGGGGACAAGAAAGCGGAGGAGAGAGCTAAGATCATTTTTGCCATAGATCAAGACCTAGAGGAGAAGACGCGAGCCCTGATGGCTCTGAAGAAGAGAACGAAAGACAAGCTTTTCCAGTTTCTAAAACTGCGGAAATATTCCATCAAAGTTCACTGA